The Comamonas endophytica sequence AGACACAGAGACGGAGACCATAATGATGAAGACAATCACCCCCCGCCGTACGGCCCTGGCCGTTCTTGCCACCCTGGCCTTTGGTGCGGCCGCGCTGCCCATGGGCGCGCTGGCGCAGGGCAACTACCCGAGCAAGCTGATCACCATCATCGTGCCCTTCTCGGCCGGCGGCACGACCGATATCCTGGCGCGCATCGTGGCACAGGGCCTCACCACCGAGCTGGGCCAGTCGGTCGTGGTGGACAACCGCCCCGGCGCGGGCGGCAATATCGGCGGCCTCCTGGCCTCCAAGGCCCCGGCCGACGGCTACACGCTGTTCATGGGCACCGTGGGCACGCATGCGATCAACGCCACGCTCTACAAGAAGATGGCCTTCGATCCGGTCAAGGACTTCGCTCCGCTGACGCGCGTGGCCAATGTCCCGAACCTGCTGGTCGCCAACCCCAAGCAGCCCTTCAAGAATGTCAAGGAGCTGATTGCCTATGCCAAGGCCAATCCGGGCAAGGTGAACTACGGATCGTCCGGCAGCGGCAGCTCCATCCACCTGTCGGGCGAGCTGTTCAACTCGATGGCCAAGGTCGACATGGTGCACGTACCCTACAAGGGCAGCGCGCCGGCCGTGACCGATCTGCTGGGCAACCAGATCGGCATCATGTTCGACAACATGCCTTCCGCCATCCAGCATGTGCGCTCGGGCAAGCTGGTGCCGCTGGCCGTGACCACGGCCAAGCGTTCGCCCGAACTGCCCGACGTGCCGACCATTGCCGAAGCCGGCGTTCCCGGCTATGAGGCGACCTCGTGGTTCGGCATGCTGGCGCCCGCCGCCACGCCCGCGCCCATCGTCGCCAAGCTCAACGCCGCGCTGGTCAAGGTGCTGGCCCAGCCCGACGTCAAGAAGAAGATCAACGACCAGGGCGCCGAAGCCTACAGCGAGACGCCGGCCGAATTCGCCGCCTTCATCCAGAAGGAAAGCGTGAAGTGGGGCAAGGTGGTGCGCGATTCGGGAGCGATCGCCGACTGACGCAGCGTGATTTCCGCGCCGGCCGCGGAATTCGCGAAAAGAAAAACCGCCCGAGGGCGGTTTTTTCATTCAGTCAAGATCCGTTCGTCCTGTGCTTGCCGAAGGATGGACGGGCTTGCCATAGAAAAGGTAGCCGTCCATGGTTCGACAGGCTCACCACGAACGGCCCAGTGGGCTGGAGCAGCGCGTACTTGACGGCTGTTTGTCGCCCCTGAGGTCGCATCAGACCACCTTGGCAATGGCCTGGCAGACGTAGTCGATGTTCTTGCTGTTGAGCGCAGCCACGCACATGCGGCCCGTGTCGGTGCCGTACACACCGAATTCGCTGCGCAGGCGCACCATCTGGTCCTTGCTCAGGCCGGAGTAGCTGAACATGCCGACCTGCGTGGTGATGAAGGACATGTCCTGCTGCACGCCCGCGGCCTTGAGGCCGTCGACCAGCTTCTGGCGCATGGCCTTGATGCGCACGCGCATCTCGCCCAGCTCCTTTTCCCACAGCGCGCGCAGCTCGGGGTTGGTGAGCACGGCCGTGACGACGGCGCCGCCATGGATCGGCGGGTTGGAATAGTTGGTGCGGATGACGATCTTCAGCTGGCTCAGCACGCGCTTGGCTTCCTCGGCGTCCTTGGCCACCACCGACAGGGCGCCCACGCGCTCGCCGTAGAGGCTGAAGCTCTTGGAAAACGAGGTCGAGACCAGGATGTCGAGGCCCGCGGCCACGAACTTGCCGATCACGGCGCCGTCTTCGGCAATGCCTTCGCCAAAGCCCTGATAGGCCATGTCGAGGAAGGCCGTGAGCTGCTTGGCCTTGACGACTTCGATTACCTGGTCCCACTGCTCGGCGGTGATGTCATAGCCGGTCGGGTTGTGGCAGCAGGCGTGCAGCACGACGATGGTGCCGGCAGCAGCGGCATTGAGGCTGGCGAGCATGCCCTCGAAGTTCACGCCGCGCTTTTCGGCGTCGTAGTAGGCATAGCTGTCCACTTCGAAGCCGGCGTTCACGAAGATCGCGCGGTGGTTCTCCCAGCTCGGGTCGGAGATCAGCACCTTGGCGCCGGGGCTGACCTTCTTCAGGAAGTCGGCGCCGATTTTCAGCCCGCCCGTGCCGCCGATGGCTTGAACCGTGGCCACCCGGCCCGAAGTAACGGGTTCGCTGTCCGCACCGAACACCAGCGCCTTGACGGCATTGTCATAGGCCGCAATGCCGTCGATGGGCAGGTAGCCGCGCGCCGTGGGCTGGGCCATCAGATTCTTTTCAGCGGTCTGGACGCACTGCAGCAAGGGCAGCTTGCCATTGTCATCGAAGTACACGCCCACGCCGAGGTTGACCTTGTTGGGGTTGGTGTCAGAGGCGAATTGCTCGTTCAGACCCAGAATGGGGTCGCGGGGGGCCATTTCGACGGCGGTAAACAAAGACATGAAAAAAATCCTTGGAGGATGAAAAAGTGGCTGCCAGCCCCAAGCTGAGTTAGTCTTTTGGGTTAGCCCGCGAATTTTAGCGGCCTGTGCGGCAGGCCAGTATCACCACGTTATGCAAGAAGCTACTGATCTGTCCCAATCCGGCCAATTCGTCACCTTCGAAGGCTCGCCCTTCGAGCTGTACCAACCCTATCCGCCGGCGGGCGATCAGCCGCAAGCCATCGACAAGCTGGTCGAGGGCCTGGAAGACGGCGAGGTGTTCCAGACGCTGCTGGGCGTCACGGGCTCGGGCAAGACCTACACCATGGCCAACGTCATCGCCCGCATGGGGCGCCCGGCCATCGTCTTCGCGCCGAACAAGACCCTGGCGGCCCAGCTCTACAGCGAATTCCGCGAGTTCTTCCCGAAGAACGCGGTGGAATATTTCGTCAGCTACTACGACTACTACCAGCCCGAGGCCTATGTGCCGCAGCGCGACCTGTTCATCGAGAAGGACAGCGCGATCAACGAGCACATCGAGCAGATGCGACTGTCGTGCACCAAGAGCCTGATGGAGCGCCGCGACGTGGTGATCGTCGCCACGGTCTCGGCCATCTACGGCATCGGCGAGCCCGAGAGCTACCACCGCATGATCATGACGCTGCGCGCGGGCGACCGCATGGGCCAGCGCGACGTCATCGCGCAGCTGATCCGCATGCAGTACCAGCGCAACGACCAGGATTTCAGCCGCGGCAAGTTCCGCGTGCGCGGCGACACCATCGATGTGTTCCCGGCCGAGCATTCGGAGCTGGCGCTGCGCATCGAGCTGTTTGACGATGAGGTCGAGACCCTGCAACTGTTCGATCCGCTCACAGGGCGCATCAAGCAGAAGATTCCGCGCTTCACGGTCTATCCCAGCAGCCATTACGTCACGCCGCGCGACAAGGTGCTCACGGCGGTGGAGAGCATCAAGCTCGAGCTGTCCGACCGCCTGGCGCAGCTGGTGGGGCAGGGCAAGCTGGTCGAGGCCCAGCGCCTGGAGCAGCGCACGCGTTTCGACCTGGAGATGCTCAGCGAGATCGGGCACTGCAAGGGCATCGAGAACTACACGCGCCATCTGTCGGGCGCGGCGCCCGGCTCGCCGCCGAGCACGCTCACCGACTACCTGCCGCGCGACGCGCTGATGTTCCTGGACGAGAGCCACCAGATGATCGGGCAGCTCAATGCCATGTACAACGGCGACCGCGCGCGCAAGACCACGCTGGTCGAATATGGCTTCCGGCTGCCCTCGGCGCTGGACAACCGCCCGCTGAAGTTCGACGAATTCGAGCAGCGCATGCGCCAGATCGTGTTCGTATCTGCAACCCCCGCGGAATACGAGAAAACCCATGCCAGCCAGGTGGTCGAACAGGTGGTGCGTCCGACCGGCCTGGTCGATCCCGAGATCGAGGTGCGCCCCGCGACCCACCAGGTGGACGACGTGCTGCAGGAGATCCGCCTGCGCACCGAGCGCGACGAGCGCGTGCTGATCACCACGCTGACCAAGCGCATGGCCGAGCAGTTGACTGACTACCTGACCGACAACGGCGTCAAGGTGCGCTACCTGCACTCCGACGTGGACACCGTCGAGCGCGTGGAAATCATCCGCGACCTGCGGCTGGGGTTGTTCGACGTGCTCGTGGGTATCAACCTGCTGCGCGAGGGCCTGGACATTCCCGAGGTCTCGCTGGTGGCGATTCTCGACGCCGACAAGGAAGGCTTCCTGCGTGCCGAGCGCAGCCTGATCCAGACCATCGGCCGCGCGGCGCGCAACCTCAACGGCAAGGCCATCCTCTACGCCGACAAGATCACCGACTCCATGCGCCGCGCCATCGACGAGACCGAACGCCGGCGCGCCAAGCAGGTCCAGTTCAACCTGGACAACGGCATCACGCCGCAGGCCATTGTCAAGCAGGTGAAAGACCTCATTGACGGGGTCTACAGCGAGAAGAGCGGCAAGGAAGCGCAGCGGCTGGAGCAGGCCGATGCCCAGCGCGAGCGCGTCGAGGAAATGTCGGAGAAGGATGCGGCGCGGGAGATCAAGCGGCTCGAGAAGCAGATGCTCGAACACGCCCGCAGCCTGGAATTCGAGCAGGCGGCGCGGCTGCGCGACCAGTTGGCGCAACTCAAGGCGCGCTTTTTCGGTGCGTCCGGCCGCGAGTCGCCAGTAGTTTGAGGGCTGAAATTGTATTGCCCGGGGTACCCGACAAATTTGATGGGGATTGTGCTATACTCGACCCCACACTCAATAACAACAAAGACTTCGATGAAAGAAGGGCTCTGGACCTTTTGCAGGGCGGAGTAATGGGCGGAGACGGTGCCCCGACGGGTCATGAACCTGCCATGGGTATTTCTGTAACGAACAAGCCTGACAAAGGAGCTCGCGATGCGTCTCACAACCAAAGGCCGCTTTGCGGTCACTGCCATGATCGATCTGGCCCTGCGCCAGAACAACGGCCCCGTCACGCTGGCTGCCATCAGCCAGCGCCAACAGATTTCCCTGTCGTATCTCGAGCAGCTGTTCGGCAAGCTGCGTCGCCACGAACTCGTCGAGTCGACCCGTGGCCCGGGCGGCGGCTACACGCTGGCGCGCAAGGCCGGCGACATCACCGTGGCCGACATCATCGTGTCGGTGGATGAACCCATCGATGCCACGCAGTGCGGCGGCAAGGAAAACTGCCTGGGCGAAGCCGGCCGCTGCATGACGCACGAGCTGTGGGCCGCGCTGAACCAGCGCATGGTGGAGTTCCTGGACTCCGTGACACTGCAGAAGCTCGTCGACGAACAGATCGCCAAGGGCGTGCAGATCGAAGACAAGCCGGTGGTGCGGCGCGCCATCTCTACCGCCCCCGTGGTCAAGCCGATCCGCGTGAATGCGCCGAATTCGGTGTTTGCCCTGGGCAACGTTTTCGCCAAGTCCTGATTCCGCACCGCGCACCGGTGTCAACGCCTGGGGGCGGGGCGCCGAGAGCGGTGCAGGAAAAATTTCGTTTATTTGCCAGCCAGACATTGCATTGAGCCAGCCATGGACATGACCCCGCACTTCCCCATTTATCTCGACTACGGCGCCACCACGCCGGTGGACCCGCGCGTGGTCGATGCCATGATTCCCTGGTTGCGCGAGCACTTCGGCAACGCCGCGTCGCGCAGCCATGCCTGGGGTTGGGAAGCCGAGGAGGCCGTGGAAAAGGCGCGCGGCCATGTCGCGGCGCTGATCAATGCCGACCCGCGCGAGATCGTCTGGACCAGCGGCGCGACCGAGTCCGACAACCTCGCCATCAAGGGCGCAGCGCACTTCTACCAGGGCAAGGGCAAGCACCTGATCACGGTGAAGACCGAGCACAAGGCGGTGCTTGACACCATGCGCGAGCTCGAGCGCCAGGGTTTCGAGGTCAGCTACCTGGACGTGCAGGAAAACGGCCTGCTGGACTTCGAGGTCTTCAAGGCAGCGATCCGTCCCGACACGATCCTGGCCAGCGTCATGCTGGTCAACAATGAGATCGGCGTGGTGCAGGACATCGAGCGCATCGGCGCGCTGTGCCGCGAAAAGGGCATCATCTTCCACGTCGACGCGGCCCAGGCCACGGGCAAGCTGCCCATCGACATGCAGACGCTGCCGGTCGACCTGATGAGCCTGACGGCGCACAAGACCTACGGCCCCAAGGGCATCGGCGCGCTGTACGTGCGCCGCAAGCCGCGCGTGCGCCTGGAAGCGCAGATGCACGGCGGCGGCCACGAGCGCGGCATGCGTTCGGGCACGCTGGCCACGCACCAGATCGTGGGCATGGGCGAAGCCTACCGCATCGCCAAGGAAGAGATGGCCCAGGACATCGCCCGGGCCCGCACCCTGCAGGCACGCCTGCTGGACGGCCTGAAGGACATCGAGCAGGTGTTCGTCAATGGCGACATGACGCAGCGCGTGCCGCATTACCTGAACATCAGCTTCAACTACGTGGAAGGCGAGTCGCTGATCATGGGCATCAAGGGCCTGGCGGTGTCGTCCGGTTCGGCATGCACTTCGGCCAGCCTCGAGCCCAGCTATGTGCTGCGCGCGCTGGGCCGCAGCGACGAGCTGGCGCACAGCAGCCTGCGCATGACCATCGGCCGTTTCACGACCGAAGAAGAGATCGACTACGCCATTGGCACCATCCGCACCAATGTCGAGAAGCTGCGCGAGCTGAGCCCGCTGTGGGAGATGTACCAGGACGGCATCGACATCAGCACCATCCAGTGGGCTGCGCATTGAGCGCTGCGGATGTGACGGATCGACGATTTGAAGAATTGAAGAGGTAGACATCATGGCTTATTCCGAAAAAGTGGTTGACCACTATGAAAACCCCCGCAATGTGGGCTCCTTCGACAAGGGTGACGGCTCGGTCGGCACCGGCATGGTGGGTGCGCCTGCCTGCGGCGACGTGATGAAGCTGCAGATCAAGGTCAACCCCGAAACCGGCGTGATCGAAGACGCACGCTTCAAGACCTACGGCTGCGGCTCGGCGATTGCCTCGTCGTCGCTGGTGACCGAATGGGTCAAGGGCAAGACGCTGGATCAGGCGGCGGCGCTGAAGAACAGCGAGATCGCCGAAGAGCTGGCTTTGCCGCCGGTGAAGGTGCACTGCTCCATCCTCGCGGAAGACGCGATCAAGGCAGCGGTCAACGACTACCGCGCCAAGCACGCTGCGGTGGCGGCCGCCTGATATGGCCATCACGCTCACCGAGGCGGCGGCCCGGCATGTGAGCCGCTATCTGTCCCGGCGTGGCAAGGGGCTGGGCGTGCGCCTGGGGGTCAAGACCACGGGCTGCTCGGGCCTGGCCTACAAGCTGGAGTACGTCGACGACCAGGCTCCCGAGGACCTGGTGTTCGAGCACCATGGCGTGAAGGTCATCATCGACCCCAAGAGCCTGGCCTATATCGACGGTACCGAGCTGGACTTCGTGCGCGAAGGCCTCAATGAGGGCTTCAAGTTCAACAATCCCAATGAGCGCGATCGCTGCGGCTGTGGAGAGAGCTTCCGCGTCTGAAGGCGCCTGGCTCCGGCCGTTTCCTTTGCGCTCCGAACAACCGCCACCGCGTGAAGTGCTGGCGGTTTTTTCTTGATATGAATCTTCAATCCGACGACTTCGAACTCTTTGCGCTGCCCGCGCGGTTCGCCCAGGACCGCGCGCAGATCGACAGCCGCTGGAAGGAACTGCAGCGCGAGGCCCACCCCGACCGCTTCGCGGCGCAGGGCGCGGCGGCGCAGCGCGTGGCCATGCAATGGTCGGTGCGCATCAACGAGGCCTACCAGCGCCTCAAGGATCCGCTCAAGCGCGCCGCCTACCTGTGCGAGCTGCGCGGTGCGCCGTTGCGCGCGGAAGACAACACCGCTATGCCCGCGGCCTTCCTGATGCAGCAGATGGAGTGGCGCGAAGCGCTCGAGGATGCCGGCAGCGAAGCCGATGTAGATCAGCTCGATGACGAGGTCTCGGCGGCGCGGCACAGCCTGCTGGCCGAGTGCGCGCGCCTGCTGGACGACGCGCGGGACCCCGTGGGCGCGGCCCAGCGGGTGAGAGCCCTTATGTTTGTTGCACGTTTTGCGCGCGATATCGAGGCACGGCGGGAGCAACTGCAACAATAGGCCTTGCCCGGCTGGGCCTTGCCCGGCTGGGCCTGCCCCCGGCAAGGCACTGAGCCAGCCGCTGTTTACAAGGCGATCTGCACGGGCAGGCGCCGGCATTTCATTTTTCGAGACTTCCCATGGCGCTTTTGCAGATTTCCGAACCCGGCCAGTCCCCCGATCCGCACCAGCGGCGCATTGCGGTGGGGATCGACCTGGGCACGACCCACTCGCTGGTGGCGTCGGTGCGCAACGGCGTGGCCGAGTGCCTGCCCGATGAACAAGGCCGTGTGCTGCTGCCTTCGATCGTGAGCTACGCCGAGCAGGGCAAGCGGCTGATCGGCGACGCGGCCGTGGCGGCCCAGACCAGCGATCCGCAAAACACCATTGCTTCCGTCAAGCGCCTGATGGGCCGCGGCCTCTCCGATGTGGCCGACGCCGAAAAGCTGCCCTATGTCTTCGTGCAGCAGCCGGGGCAGGGCGGCATGGTGTCGCTGCAAACGCGTGCCGGCGTCAAGACGCCCGTGGAGATCAGCGCCGAGATCCTCGCCACGCTGCGCTTTCGCGCCGAGGACAGCTTCGATGACGAGCTCTACGGCGCCGTCATTACCGTGCCTGCGTATTTCGACGACGCGCAGCGCCAGGCCACCAAGGATGCGGCGCAGCTCGCCGGCATCCACCTGCTGCGGCTGATCAACGAGCCGACCGCGGCCGCCATTGCCTACGGCCTGGACAATGCCAGCGAAGGCGTCTATGCGGTCTACGACCTGGGCGGCGGCACCTTCGATATCTCCATCCTGCGCCTGACGCAGGGCGTGTTCGAGGTCATTGCCACGGGCGGCGATTCGGCGCTGGGGGGTGACGATTACGACGCGGCGCTGGCGCAATGGGTGCTGGAGCAGACCGGCTCGCAGGCATCGACGGCCGAGGACAAGGCTGCGCTGCGTCTGGCCGCGCGCCGCTGCAAGGAGTTGCTGACGGATGCGCCCAGCGCAATCTTCAAGGTGGAACTGGCTGCCGGCACGGTCGAGCTCGAGGTCACGCGCGAGCAGTTCCATGCCGTCACGCAGCCGCTGACCGCGCGCTCGCTGTCGGCGGTGCGCCGCGCGTTGCGCGATGCCGACTTGTCCAAGGACGAAGTGCAGGGCGTGGTCATGGTCGGCGGCTCGACGCGCATGCCGCAGGTGCAGGCGGCCGTCGGCGAATTCTTCGGACAGACGCCGCTCACCAATCTCAACCCCGACGAGGTCGTGGCGCTGGGCGCGGCCATCCAGGCGAACCAGCTGGCGGGCAATGGCGCGAGCGGCGACCTGCTGCTGCTGGATGTCATTCCGCTGTCGCTGGGCGTGGAGACCATGGGCGGGCTGGTGGAGCGCATCGTGGCGCGCAACGAAACCATACCCACGGCGCGCGCGCAGGACTTCACGACCTATGTCGACGGCCAGACGGCGCTGGCCATCCATGTGGTGCAGGGCGAGCGCGACCTGGTGGCCGATTGCCGCAGCCTGGCGCGCTTCGAGCTGCGCGGCATTCCGCCGATGGCCGCGGGCGCGGCGCGCATCCGCGTGACCTTCACGGTGGATGCCGACGGCCTGCTGTCGGTGGGCGCCAAGGAGCAGATCAGCGGCGTCGAGGCGCATATCGACGTCAAGCCTTCATACGGCCTGTCGGATGAGCAGATTGCGCGCATGCTGCAGGAGGGCTTTGCCACGGCGGCCGAGGACATGCAGGCGCGGGCGCTGGCCGAGGCGCGCGTCGATG is a genomic window containing:
- a CDS encoding Bug family tripartite tricarboxylate transporter substrate binding protein; protein product: MKTITPRRTALAVLATLAFGAAALPMGALAQGNYPSKLITIIVPFSAGGTTDILARIVAQGLTTELGQSVVVDNRPGAGGNIGGLLASKAPADGYTLFMGTVGTHAINATLYKKMAFDPVKDFAPLTRVANVPNLLVANPKQPFKNVKELIAYAKANPGKVNYGSSGSGSSIHLSGELFNSMAKVDMVHVPYKGSAPAVTDLLGNQIGIMFDNMPSAIQHVRSGKLVPLAVTTAKRSPELPDVPTIAEAGVPGYEATSWFGMLAPAATPAPIVAKLNAALVKVLAQPDVKKKINDQGAEAYSETPAEFAAFIQKESVKWGKVVRDSGAIAD
- a CDS encoding amino acid aminotransferase — its product is MSLFTAVEMAPRDPILGLNEQFASDTNPNKVNLGVGVYFDDNGKLPLLQCVQTAEKNLMAQPTARGYLPIDGIAAYDNAVKALVFGADSEPVTSGRVATVQAIGGTGGLKIGADFLKKVSPGAKVLISDPSWENHRAIFVNAGFEVDSYAYYDAEKRGVNFEGMLASLNAAAAGTIVVLHACCHNPTGYDITAEQWDQVIEVVKAKQLTAFLDMAYQGFGEGIAEDGAVIGKFVAAGLDILVSTSFSKSFSLYGERVGALSVVAKDAEEAKRVLSQLKIVIRTNYSNPPIHGGAVVTAVLTNPELRALWEKELGEMRVRIKAMRQKLVDGLKAAGVQQDMSFITTQVGMFSYSGLSKDQMVRLRSEFGVYGTDTGRMCVAALNSKNIDYVCQAIAKVV
- the uvrB gene encoding excinuclease ABC subunit UvrB, with the protein product MQEATDLSQSGQFVTFEGSPFELYQPYPPAGDQPQAIDKLVEGLEDGEVFQTLLGVTGSGKTYTMANVIARMGRPAIVFAPNKTLAAQLYSEFREFFPKNAVEYFVSYYDYYQPEAYVPQRDLFIEKDSAINEHIEQMRLSCTKSLMERRDVVIVATVSAIYGIGEPESYHRMIMTLRAGDRMGQRDVIAQLIRMQYQRNDQDFSRGKFRVRGDTIDVFPAEHSELALRIELFDDEVETLQLFDPLTGRIKQKIPRFTVYPSSHYVTPRDKVLTAVESIKLELSDRLAQLVGQGKLVEAQRLEQRTRFDLEMLSEIGHCKGIENYTRHLSGAAPGSPPSTLTDYLPRDALMFLDESHQMIGQLNAMYNGDRARKTTLVEYGFRLPSALDNRPLKFDEFEQRMRQIVFVSATPAEYEKTHASQVVEQVVRPTGLVDPEIEVRPATHQVDDVLQEIRLRTERDERVLITTLTKRMAEQLTDYLTDNGVKVRYLHSDVDTVERVEIIRDLRLGLFDVLVGINLLREGLDIPEVSLVAILDADKEGFLRAERSLIQTIGRAARNLNGKAILYADKITDSMRRAIDETERRRAKQVQFNLDNGITPQAIVKQVKDLIDGVYSEKSGKEAQRLEQADAQRERVEEMSEKDAAREIKRLEKQMLEHARSLEFEQAARLRDQLAQLKARFFGASGRESPVV
- the iscR gene encoding Fe-S cluster assembly transcriptional regulator IscR, giving the protein MRLTTKGRFAVTAMIDLALRQNNGPVTLAAISQRQQISLSYLEQLFGKLRRHELVESTRGPGGGYTLARKAGDITVADIIVSVDEPIDATQCGGKENCLGEAGRCMTHELWAALNQRMVEFLDSVTLQKLVDEQIAKGVQIEDKPVVRRAISTAPVVKPIRVNAPNSVFALGNVFAKS
- a CDS encoding IscS subfamily cysteine desulfurase, with protein sequence MDMTPHFPIYLDYGATTPVDPRVVDAMIPWLREHFGNAASRSHAWGWEAEEAVEKARGHVAALINADPREIVWTSGATESDNLAIKGAAHFYQGKGKHLITVKTEHKAVLDTMRELERQGFEVSYLDVQENGLLDFEVFKAAIRPDTILASVMLVNNEIGVVQDIERIGALCREKGIIFHVDAAQATGKLPIDMQTLPVDLMSLTAHKTYGPKGIGALYVRRKPRVRLEAQMHGGGHERGMRSGTLATHQIVGMGEAYRIAKEEMAQDIARARTLQARLLDGLKDIEQVFVNGDMTQRVPHYLNISFNYVEGESLIMGIKGLAVSSGSACTSASLEPSYVLRALGRSDELAHSSLRMTIGRFTTEEEIDYAIGTIRTNVEKLRELSPLWEMYQDGIDISTIQWAAH
- the iscU gene encoding Fe-S cluster assembly scaffold IscU; this encodes MAYSEKVVDHYENPRNVGSFDKGDGSVGTGMVGAPACGDVMKLQIKVNPETGVIEDARFKTYGCGSAIASSSLVTEWVKGKTLDQAAALKNSEIAEELALPPVKVHCSILAEDAIKAAVNDYRAKHAAVAAA
- the iscA gene encoding iron-sulfur cluster assembly protein IscA, producing MAITLTEAAARHVSRYLSRRGKGLGVRLGVKTTGCSGLAYKLEYVDDQAPEDLVFEHHGVKVIIDPKSLAYIDGTELDFVREGLNEGFKFNNPNERDRCGCGESFRV
- the hscB gene encoding Fe-S protein assembly co-chaperone HscB, whose translation is MNLQSDDFELFALPARFAQDRAQIDSRWKELQREAHPDRFAAQGAAAQRVAMQWSVRINEAYQRLKDPLKRAAYLCELRGAPLRAEDNTAMPAAFLMQQMEWREALEDAGSEADVDQLDDEVSAARHSLLAECARLLDDARDPVGAAQRVRALMFVARFARDIEARREQLQQ
- the hscA gene encoding Fe-S protein assembly chaperone HscA, whose amino-acid sequence is MALLQISEPGQSPDPHQRRIAVGIDLGTTHSLVASVRNGVAECLPDEQGRVLLPSIVSYAEQGKRLIGDAAVAAQTSDPQNTIASVKRLMGRGLSDVADAEKLPYVFVQQPGQGGMVSLQTRAGVKTPVEISAEILATLRFRAEDSFDDELYGAVITVPAYFDDAQRQATKDAAQLAGIHLLRLINEPTAAAIAYGLDNASEGVYAVYDLGGGTFDISILRLTQGVFEVIATGGDSALGGDDYDAALAQWVLEQTGSQASTAEDKAALRLAARRCKELLTDAPSAIFKVELAAGTVELEVTREQFHAVTQPLTARSLSAVRRALRDADLSKDEVQGVVMVGGSTRMPQVQAAVGEFFGQTPLTNLNPDEVVALGAAIQANQLAGNGASGDLLLLDVIPLSLGVETMGGLVERIVARNETIPTARAQDFTTYVDGQTALAIHVVQGERDLVADCRSLARFELRGIPPMAAGAARIRVTFTVDADGLLSVGAKEQISGVEAHIDVKPSYGLSDEQIARMLQEGFATAAEDMQARALAEARVDADRMLIATQSALDADGDLLAAPEREAIDALMAQLRAQQASTDPAVVEAATQALAKGTEAFAAQRMNRGIVQALAGKNVHSIS